One part of the Cryptosporangium minutisporangium genome encodes these proteins:
- a CDS encoding LuxR C-terminal-related transcriptional regulator: IGEEMFLAEKTVKNYVSSLLAKLGLERRTQAAILATKLLS, translated from the coding sequence ATCGGCGAGGAGATGTTCCTGGCGGAGAAGACCGTGAAGAACTACGTCTCCAGCCTGCTGGCCAAGCTCGGCCTCGAGCGCCGCACCCAAGCCGCGATCCTCGCGACGAAGCTGCTCAGCTGA
- a CDS encoding BlaI/MecI/CopY family transcriptional regulator produces MEEQRGQGRRSSGSLERAVLDVLANASAPLTVPEVRDALPGDLAYTTVQTALVRLHAKGVLARERNGRSYAYRPVETPEAIQVGAAARRMRKILDSGGDRRGVLARFVADLSPQDEALLADLLAATEPDGVQPEREGKR; encoded by the coding sequence GTGGAGGAGCAGCGCGGCCAAGGCCGTCGGTCGAGCGGGTCGCTGGAGCGAGCCGTGCTCGACGTCCTGGCCAACGCGTCGGCGCCGCTCACCGTCCCGGAGGTACGGGATGCTCTCCCCGGAGATCTGGCGTACACCACCGTGCAGACCGCGCTGGTACGCCTGCACGCCAAGGGTGTGTTAGCGCGGGAGCGGAACGGCCGGTCGTACGCGTACCGGCCGGTGGAGACTCCGGAGGCGATCCAGGTGGGTGCTGCGGCCCGCCGGATGCGGAAGATCCTCGACTCCGGTGGTGACCGGCGGGGCGTGCTCGCCCGCTTCGTCGCCGATCTCAGCCCACAGGACGAGGCCCTGCTCGCGGACCTGCTGGCCGCGACCGAGCCCGACGGAGTGCAGCCCGAGCGGGAGGGGAAGCGGTGA
- a CDS encoding M56 family metallopeptidase has translation MNSWLLAAVLPWGVGAVVGRVGPRLARRVHPATATWCLTLVAFGVAAATAIGAAAAAVALVRPALWDASLPAELGLHTPGRVATVLLIGLPVLAALAAGIPVAWSAVNDLLAAKASWRRARPVDGVLIVDDPDPEAYAVPGRQGLVVLHTGLLAALAPVEQEVVLAHERSHLDRRHYAHVLLVRVATWLNPTLRSLAASIAEQVERWADEDAARAVGDRTVAARAIAKAALARSAVRSGRRPVARREPVLRATAGDATARATALMSPPLPAGRPLLVLVAALALALPVHSGWGAHAVESAYQKACEQFSQTVHGDAARR, from the coding sequence GTGAACTCCTGGCTACTGGCGGCCGTCCTGCCCTGGGGAGTGGGGGCGGTGGTCGGCCGTGTCGGGCCGCGCCTCGCCCGCCGCGTCCATCCGGCGACCGCGACCTGGTGCTTGACGCTCGTCGCGTTCGGCGTGGCGGCGGCCACCGCGATCGGTGCCGCAGCGGCGGCCGTCGCCCTGGTGCGCCCGGCCCTCTGGGACGCGTCGCTCCCGGCCGAGCTGGGGCTGCACACGCCCGGACGGGTGGCCACGGTCCTGCTGATCGGGTTGCCGGTGCTGGCAGCACTCGCAGCGGGGATCCCGGTCGCTTGGTCGGCGGTGAACGATTTGCTGGCAGCGAAGGCCAGCTGGCGGCGAGCGCGTCCGGTCGACGGCGTCCTGATCGTCGACGACCCCGATCCGGAGGCCTACGCGGTACCGGGCAGGCAAGGGCTCGTCGTTCTGCACACCGGTCTGCTGGCGGCGCTGGCGCCGGTGGAGCAGGAAGTCGTGCTCGCTCACGAGCGTTCCCACCTGGACCGGCGCCACTACGCGCACGTCCTGCTGGTCCGGGTGGCGACCTGGCTGAACCCGACGTTGCGGTCGCTGGCCGCGTCGATCGCCGAGCAGGTGGAGCGGTGGGCCGACGAGGACGCCGCGCGGGCGGTCGGTGATCGCACGGTCGCGGCACGCGCGATCGCGAAGGCCGCGCTGGCCAGGTCGGCGGTCCGGTCGGGACGGCGACCGGTCGCGCGTCGAGAGCCGGTGCTCCGGGCCACGGCGGGGGACGCGACGGCGCGCGCCACCGCGCTGATGTCGCCACCCCTGCCGGCCGGGCGTCCGCTGCTGGTGCTGGTCGCCGCGCTCGCGTTGGCGCTGCCGGTCCACTCGGGCTGGGGTGCGCACGCGGTGGAGAGCGCGTACCAGAAGGCGTGCGAACAGTTCTCGCAGACCGTCCACGGTGACGCTGCCCGGCGCTGA
- a CDS encoding pyridoxamine 5'-phosphate oxidase family protein, translating into MDTLRTGPDRALTAIDREECLALLASVPVGQVVFSFRALPEILPVNFRVDGASVVLRVASGSALARVTHGTVLAFHADRIDEAARTGWSVTVVGRVTEVTDEDERARIRALPLESWMSDARDHFLRIDAERVTGRRLA; encoded by the coding sequence ATGGATACGCTCCGCACCGGCCCGGACCGGGCACTCACCGCGATCGACCGCGAGGAATGCCTGGCGCTGCTGGCGAGCGTGCCGGTCGGTCAGGTCGTGTTCAGCTTCCGCGCGCTCCCGGAGATCCTGCCGGTCAACTTCCGCGTGGACGGCGCGAGCGTCGTGCTGCGGGTGGCGAGCGGCTCCGCCCTGGCGCGGGTGACCCACGGCACCGTGCTGGCGTTCCACGCCGACCGCATCGACGAGGCGGCCCGGACGGGGTGGAGCGTCACGGTCGTCGGACGGGTGACCGAGGTGACCGACGAGGACGAACGGGCCCGGATCCGGGCGCTGCCGTTGGAGTCCTGGATGAGCGACGCCCGCGATCACTTCCTGCGGATCGATGCCGAACGGGTCACCGGCCGCCGCCTGGCGTGA
- a CDS encoding HD domain-containing protein — MTRTACAFGVDHAEELARTLLPPSTERWHHTVGVAAGALRLADTVSPSDRELLVAAAWLHDIGYAEEVRDTGFHPLDGARYLDRLGWPHRLSSLVAHHSGARFVAEARGLAAQMAEYPVEVSPVSDALTYADQTVGPYGRSFTVEQRIAEVLRRHGAGSPQARAHRARAPYLLGVASRVERARFATESEQLPQAQ, encoded by the coding sequence ATGACCCGAACGGCCTGCGCTTTCGGTGTGGACCATGCGGAAGAGCTGGCGCGCACCCTGCTTCCACCGTCCACGGAGCGCTGGCACCACACCGTCGGGGTCGCCGCCGGTGCGCTGCGGCTGGCCGACACCGTGTCGCCGTCCGACCGTGAGCTGCTCGTCGCGGCTGCCTGGCTGCACGACATCGGGTACGCCGAGGAAGTGCGCGACACCGGTTTCCACCCGCTCGACGGCGCCCGCTATCTCGACCGGTTGGGCTGGCCACACCGCCTGAGCAGCCTTGTCGCCCATCATTCGGGTGCGCGGTTCGTCGCCGAGGCCCGCGGCCTGGCGGCGCAGATGGCGGAGTACCCGGTCGAGGTCTCGCCGGTGTCGGACGCCCTGACCTACGCCGATCAGACGGTCGGGCCGTACGGGCGGTCGTTCACGGTGGAGCAGCGGATCGCGGAGGTGCTGCGTCGGCACGGCGCGGGCTCACCGCAGGCCCGCGCGCACCGGGCGCGCGCGCCCTATCTGCTCGGCGTCGCAAGCCGGGTCGAGCGGGCTCGATTCGCTACCGAGAGTGAGCAGCTGCCGCAGGCTCAGTAG
- a CDS encoding glutamine synthetase family protein, whose protein sequence is MALSTAPAISTPEELWARAAEELANAGVIGVTTVWADNNGIPRSQTVPIDQLASAAAYGVGITSLFPVLDSHDGTTFAHEGLSTPSGEVRLVPVIDRLVRLKGQPAFAWAPGRQLGADGTPTPYDQRSVLERQMERAREAGLTIRAGYELEFYLGKDAQLSPAHRGPAYSPTALLHVDEFAAQLLGDLAADGIPVGQLHAEHGASRLKVTITATDPVSAADRQMLARQTIHAAARSQGLCASFAPVVDVAGIGNVWRLHSSVWRRNENLMSGDGPHGLSTEGASYLAGLLRDLPAIAAITAPSVPSLTRLRPSAFAGAYAFWGVGNREAPLRYLPSTTMLGPSHANVELSPSDASANPYLALAVVIGAGLSGMDEKLALPDPIQEDVGSWTEDRRSGLEVRRLPITTDEQLVALQENTRIAEVLGPELAGAFRAVRKSDWLWAQDRSIEDVIEGHRWLY, encoded by the coding sequence ATGGCCCTCAGCACTGCACCGGCCATTTCGACCCCGGAGGAGCTCTGGGCGCGTGCTGCCGAAGAACTGGCGAACGCCGGCGTCATCGGCGTCACGACCGTCTGGGCCGACAACAACGGCATTCCGCGCTCGCAGACCGTGCCGATCGACCAGCTGGCGAGCGCCGCCGCGTACGGCGTCGGCATCACGTCACTCTTCCCCGTGCTCGACTCGCACGACGGCACGACGTTCGCCCACGAAGGGCTGTCCACACCGTCCGGCGAGGTCCGATTGGTCCCGGTCATCGACCGACTGGTCCGGCTGAAGGGCCAGCCCGCGTTCGCGTGGGCGCCCGGTCGTCAACTCGGCGCCGACGGGACGCCCACCCCCTACGATCAGCGATCGGTCCTGGAGCGGCAGATGGAGCGGGCCAGGGAGGCCGGGCTGACCATCCGCGCCGGCTACGAGCTGGAGTTCTACCTCGGCAAGGACGCCCAGCTGTCACCCGCTCACCGCGGCCCTGCCTACAGCCCGACCGCCCTCCTCCACGTCGACGAGTTCGCTGCGCAACTCCTCGGCGACCTGGCCGCCGACGGCATCCCGGTGGGACAGCTGCACGCCGAGCACGGGGCGTCCCGGCTGAAGGTGACGATCACCGCGACCGACCCGGTCAGCGCCGCCGATCGGCAGATGCTGGCGCGTCAGACCATTCACGCGGCCGCGCGGTCACAGGGCCTGTGTGCGAGCTTCGCGCCGGTCGTCGACGTCGCCGGTATCGGCAACGTCTGGCGGCTGCACAGCTCGGTCTGGCGGCGCAACGAAAACCTGATGAGCGGCGACGGGCCGCACGGGCTGTCCACCGAGGGGGCGAGCTACCTCGCCGGCCTGCTGCGGGACTTGCCGGCCATCGCGGCGATCACCGCGCCGAGCGTCCCGTCGCTGACCCGGCTACGGCCGAGCGCGTTCGCCGGGGCGTACGCGTTCTGGGGCGTCGGCAACCGCGAGGCGCCGCTGCGCTACCTGCCGTCCACCACGATGCTGGGCCCGTCGCACGCGAACGTCGAGCTGTCGCCGTCGGACGCGTCGGCCAACCCGTACCTGGCGCTGGCCGTGGTGATCGGCGCGGGCCTGTCCGGAATGGACGAGAAGCTCGCGCTGCCCGACCCGATCCAGGAAGACGTCGGGAGCTGGACCGAGGACCGACGCTCCGGCCTGGAGGTCCGGCGCCTCCCGATCACCACCGACGAGCAATTGGTCGCCCTGCAGGAGAACACCCGGATCGCCGAGGTGCTCGGGCCGGAGTTGGCCGGGGCATTCCGGGCGGTGCGGAAGTCCGACTGGCTGTGGGCGCAGGACCGCTCGATCGAGGACGTGATCGAGGGTCACCGCTGGCTCTACTGA
- a CDS encoding siderophore-interacting protein: MTQPGRKRVARSATVLRTEQLTPHLIRVVLGGDGLADFPAGAFTDHYVKLLFLRDDVEYPEPFDLEVVRETLPREGWPRVRTYTVRSWDAETGELTIDFVYHGDEGIAGPWAAAAKPGDILRFQGPGGAYAPSEEADWHLLVGDEAALPAIAASLERVPAGKTAHVFVEVAGPEEELKLPTEADARITWVHRGDRVVGEALVQAVRDLEFPPGSVHAFVHGEAAFVKELRKLLRVEREIPREQLSISGYWRLGRDEDGWQSSKGEWNAAVEAEESTLLAAR; encoded by the coding sequence ATGACCCAGCCCGGCCGGAAGCGTGTGGCCCGATCGGCGACGGTGCTGCGCACCGAGCAGCTCACCCCGCATCTGATCCGCGTTGTCCTCGGTGGCGACGGCTTGGCCGACTTCCCGGCGGGTGCGTTCACCGATCACTACGTGAAGCTGTTGTTCCTGCGGGACGACGTCGAGTACCCGGAGCCGTTCGACCTGGAGGTAGTCCGCGAGACGCTGCCGCGGGAGGGCTGGCCGCGGGTCCGCACCTACACCGTGCGCAGCTGGGACGCCGAGACCGGTGAGCTGACGATCGACTTCGTCTACCACGGGGACGAGGGCATCGCCGGGCCGTGGGCGGCAGCGGCGAAGCCGGGAGACATCCTCCGGTTCCAGGGCCCCGGTGGGGCGTACGCGCCGAGCGAGGAGGCCGACTGGCACCTCCTGGTCGGTGACGAGGCGGCGCTGCCGGCGATCGCGGCGTCGCTGGAGCGGGTGCCCGCCGGTAAGACCGCCCACGTGTTCGTGGAGGTGGCGGGGCCCGAGGAGGAACTCAAGCTCCCGACCGAGGCGGACGCGCGGATCACATGGGTCCACCGTGGCGACCGCGTCGTCGGCGAAGCCCTCGTGCAGGCCGTCCGGGACCTCGAGTTCCCGCCGGGGTCGGTGCACGCGTTCGTCCACGGGGAGGCGGCGTTCGTGAAGGAGCTGCGCAAGCTGCTCCGGGTCGAGCGCGAGATCCCACGCGAGCAGCTCTCGATCTCCGGGTACTGGCGCCTCGGCCGCGACGAGGACGGCTGGCAGTCCTCGAAGGGCGAGTGGAATGCCGCCGTCGAAGCCGAAGAGTCCACCTTGTTGGCGGCCCGCTGA
- a CDS encoding LysR family transcriptional regulator: MLDLHRLRLLREVYLRGSLAAAATALRYSPSAVSQQLAVLEREVGTPLLEKVGRGVRLTAQAQILVGHAEVVLERLELAEAEVAASLSDVTGTVRVACFQTVALSLMPTMLDHVRRAYPGLRVELSQVDPDVSMPALQARDYDLAVAEEFPGQPQPLLTGLDREEVGPDPLRLALPPALAHRDITDLAQLADQPWIVEPPTKPARRWVTTLCRAAGFEPDILHESADMLLNARLVETGHGVALLPDLVWQGSSPPVAVRDLPGGRVYRQIYTAARVGSGHHPAITAVRAALRAAHAAGTTPAPG, from the coding sequence ATGCTTGACCTGCACCGTCTCCGGCTATTGCGCGAGGTCTACCTCCGGGGCAGCCTCGCCGCAGCGGCCACCGCACTCCGCTACAGCCCGTCCGCGGTCTCCCAGCAGCTGGCCGTCCTGGAGCGTGAAGTGGGGACGCCCCTGCTGGAGAAGGTGGGGCGGGGCGTCCGGCTCACCGCCCAGGCGCAGATCCTGGTCGGCCACGCCGAGGTCGTACTGGAACGCCTGGAGCTGGCCGAGGCGGAGGTCGCCGCCTCGTTGAGCGACGTCACCGGAACGGTCCGGGTCGCCTGTTTCCAGACCGTCGCACTCAGCCTGATGCCGACCATGCTCGATCACGTCCGCAGGGCTTATCCGGGTCTCCGCGTCGAGCTGAGCCAGGTCGACCCGGACGTGTCGATGCCGGCACTGCAGGCCCGTGACTACGACCTGGCCGTGGCCGAGGAGTTCCCCGGCCAGCCGCAACCTTTACTGACCGGCCTCGACCGGGAGGAGGTCGGGCCGGACCCGCTGCGGCTCGCGCTACCGCCCGCGCTGGCGCACCGGGACATCACCGATCTGGCGCAACTGGCCGACCAGCCGTGGATCGTCGAGCCGCCGACGAAGCCCGCGCGCCGCTGGGTGACGACGCTCTGCCGCGCGGCGGGGTTCGAGCCGGACATCCTGCACGAGTCGGCGGACATGCTGCTCAACGCCCGGCTGGTGGAGACCGGTCACGGGGTCGCCCTGCTCCCCGATCTGGTGTGGCAGGGCAGCTCGCCGCCGGTAGCGGTTCGCGACCTCCCCGGCGGGCGGGTGTACCGGCAGATCTACACCGCGGCCCGGGTGGGCAGCGGGCACCATCCGGCGATCACCGCGGTCCGGGCAGCGCTGCGCGCCGCTCACGCGGCCGGGACGACCCCGGCGCCCGGGTGA
- a CDS encoding EamA family transporter, with translation MRFVPFFAVLGSVTSLQLGASLASVLFPVIGAAGASALRLTLSALVLVALTRPRVRSWTRGQWRSVVLLGIALAGMNGAFYEAVSRIPLGAAVTLEFLGPLALATVLSRRLRDLLWVALALTGVVVLGIEGFEQPLTVAGVAWALVAAAFWAGYILAGARVASADVGMSGLAVASVVAGLLTLPIGIVSAGTALLSWPVLGIAVGMAVLASVIPYSLELFALGRMPKKSFSVLLALEPAVAAMAGAALLGQAVGVGAVLAITLVIVAAVGATLTSPPRATPEEPVLPEFAEVTTGDRPKAVTAPTTTLQPC, from the coding sequence GTGCGTTTCGTTCCCTTCTTCGCGGTTCTGGGGTCAGTGACCTCCCTCCAACTCGGCGCGTCTCTGGCCAGCGTGCTGTTCCCGGTGATCGGGGCGGCCGGTGCATCGGCGCTGCGGCTGACGCTCTCGGCGCTGGTGCTGGTCGCGCTGACCAGACCTCGGGTCCGATCCTGGACGCGAGGCCAGTGGCGGTCGGTGGTGCTGCTCGGGATCGCGCTGGCCGGCATGAACGGGGCGTTCTACGAGGCGGTGAGCCGCATCCCGCTCGGTGCGGCGGTGACGCTGGAGTTCCTCGGGCCGCTGGCACTGGCGACCGTCCTGTCCCGGCGCCTCCGCGACCTGCTGTGGGTGGCGCTGGCGCTGACCGGGGTCGTCGTGCTCGGTATCGAGGGGTTCGAGCAGCCGCTCACGGTCGCCGGTGTGGCATGGGCACTGGTCGCGGCCGCGTTCTGGGCGGGGTACATCCTCGCGGGTGCCCGCGTGGCCTCCGCCGACGTGGGGATGAGCGGGCTGGCGGTGGCGAGCGTCGTCGCGGGGCTGTTGACGCTGCCCATCGGGATCGTGTCGGCGGGTACCGCGCTGTTGTCGTGGCCGGTGCTGGGCATCGCCGTGGGTATGGCCGTACTGGCCTCGGTGATCCCGTACTCGCTGGAGCTGTTCGCGCTGGGCCGGATGCCGAAGAAGTCGTTCAGCGTCCTGCTGGCGCTCGAACCCGCGGTGGCGGCGATGGCCGGTGCGGCACTGCTGGGGCAGGCCGTGGGAGTGGGAGCGGTCCTGGCGATCACGCTGGTGATCGTCGCCGCGGTGGGCGCGACGCTCACCTCTCCGCCGCGCGCGACGCCCGAGGAACCGGTGCTCCCGGAGTTCGCAGAGGTGACAACGGGTGACCGGCCGAAAGCGGTAACGGCACCGACTACTACGCTCCAACCTTGTTGA
- a CDS encoding fumarylacetoacetate hydrolase family protein: MSFPTHAGEFALGTFAQVGGRPFPGLVAHGRVRDVSALAPTTRDLLADWDSALTALRRLAADPRGNWLGGDTVRVLPPLEPGQILQSGANYRQHVIDLVAAERESVHGASPEEARADAAAMMDARAESGTPYLFLGSTRAMCGAYDDIVLPREGEQHDWELELAAVIGRAGKRIPRADAMDHVAGYTICNDLTTRDRLYRPDLKAIGTDWFVAKNAMTFLPTGPFLVPAEFVGDPMQLQIMLRHNDVVRQDESTKDMIFDVARLIEYASTVTELRPGDLLLTGSPAGNGAHWGVFLQPGDVLECTITGLGAQRNVCVAED, encoded by the coding sequence GTGTCGTTCCCGACCCATGCCGGCGAGTTCGCACTCGGTACGTTCGCCCAGGTAGGAGGCCGCCCGTTCCCCGGCCTGGTCGCCCACGGGCGGGTGCGGGACGTCTCCGCGCTCGCTCCCACGACCCGCGACCTGCTCGCCGACTGGGACTCCGCGCTCACCGCGCTGCGCCGACTGGCCGCCGATCCCCGCGGGAACTGGCTGGGCGGCGACACGGTGCGCGTGTTGCCGCCGCTCGAGCCCGGCCAGATCCTGCAGAGCGGCGCGAACTATCGACAGCACGTGATCGACCTGGTCGCCGCGGAGCGGGAGTCGGTGCACGGCGCGTCTCCGGAGGAGGCGCGAGCGGACGCGGCCGCGATGATGGACGCCCGGGCGGAGAGCGGAACGCCGTACCTGTTCCTGGGCTCCACCCGCGCGATGTGCGGGGCGTACGACGACATCGTGCTGCCGCGGGAAGGCGAGCAGCACGACTGGGAGCTTGAGCTCGCGGCGGTGATCGGGAGGGCAGGCAAGCGGATCCCGAGGGCGGACGCGATGGATCACGTCGCCGGCTACACGATCTGCAACGACCTGACCACGCGAGACCGGCTCTACCGGCCGGACCTGAAGGCGATCGGCACGGACTGGTTCGTCGCGAAGAACGCGATGACTTTCCTGCCCACGGGTCCGTTCCTGGTACCGGCGGAGTTCGTCGGCGATCCGATGCAGCTGCAGATCATGTTGCGGCACAACGACGTCGTTCGGCAGGACGAGTCGACCAAGGACATGATCTTCGACGTCGCGCGGCTGATCGAGTACGCGTCGACCGTCACCGAGCTGCGGCCGGGCGATCTGCTGCTCACCGGCTCGCCGGCCGGCAACGGCGCGCACTGGGGAGTGTTCCTGCAGCCCGGCGACGTCCTGGAGTGCACGATCACCGGCCTCGGTGCGCAGCGCAACGTCTGCGTCGCCGAGGATTGA
- a CDS encoding HD domain-containing protein encodes MTTRSDLVAAARELAGELLGFDSERWRHTAGVAERAAELAPAVPADDLELLVAGAWLHDIGYASTLRVTGFHPLDGADGLRDRGWEPRLCALVAHHSGARFVAEDRGLGEELHRYAEERSALADALTYADQTVGPDGRRMAFEDRIVDMLRRHGPNSPNARVHPRRGPYLAAIAGRVRTRLAVDGAPPTGEVPS; translated from the coding sequence GTGACGACACGGTCAGATCTCGTCGCGGCCGCGCGCGAGCTCGCCGGTGAGCTGCTCGGGTTCGACTCCGAGCGGTGGCGCCACACCGCTGGTGTCGCGGAGCGGGCGGCCGAACTCGCCCCGGCGGTTCCCGCCGATGACCTGGAGTTACTGGTCGCCGGTGCGTGGCTGCACGACATCGGCTACGCGTCGACGCTGCGCGTCACCGGGTTCCACCCCCTGGACGGCGCCGACGGCCTCCGGGACCGAGGGTGGGAGCCCCGACTGTGCGCACTCGTCGCCCACCACTCCGGCGCGCGGTTCGTCGCGGAGGACCGCGGGTTGGGCGAGGAACTCCATCGGTACGCCGAGGAGCGGTCGGCGCTGGCCGACGCTCTCACCTACGCCGACCAGACCGTCGGCCCCGACGGCCGGCGGATGGCGTTCGAGGACCGGATCGTCGACATGCTCCGGCGGCACGGCCCCAACTCGCCGAACGCGCGGGTTCATCCCCGTCGCGGCCCGTACCTCGCCGCGATCGCCGGCCGCGTCCGCACCCGCCTCGCGGTGGACGGCGCACCGCCTACCGGCGAAGTACCCAGCTGA
- a CDS encoding PaaI family thioesterase, producing MTPFAWAAKALEDVPANALIGLRVRTIDPNGAEVELPDDARLRNPYGAVQAGPLLGLLDAAALGAVLGHLTEDHLATVTTVARSVSLDFLAPARGVLTGTSSLTVEQRAKLRALVDGDGRKLALETTAEARAADGTVVSRATFSWVLRR from the coding sequence GTGACGCCGTTTGCGTGGGCCGCGAAGGCCCTGGAAGACGTCCCGGCCAACGCCCTGATCGGTCTCCGAGTACGCACGATCGACCCGAACGGCGCGGAGGTCGAGCTGCCGGACGACGCACGCCTCCGCAACCCGTACGGCGCCGTGCAGGCCGGCCCCCTGCTGGGCCTCCTCGACGCCGCGGCGCTCGGCGCCGTCCTCGGCCACCTGACCGAGGACCACCTGGCGACGGTGACCACTGTCGCTCGCTCGGTGTCGCTGGACTTCCTGGCGCCGGCCCGAGGCGTCCTGACCGGAACGTCGTCGTTGACTGTGGAACAGCGGGCGAAGCTGCGCGCGCTGGTGGACGGCGACGGCCGGAAGCTGGCCCTGGAGACGACGGCCGAGGCGCGCGCGGCGGACGGCACGGTCGTGAGCAGGGCGACGTTCAGCTGGGTACTTCGCCGGTAG
- a CDS encoding molybdopterin molybdotransferase MoeA: MTHAEARTVTGWSAARALARTLAEPVDVESVPLALAAGRVLAADVRSRTRVPGFDTAAMDGYAVAGPGPWRVTGRVLAGAAAPGVVEPGTAVEIATGAPVPDGSDAVVPYEDVRCGEGLVEAPPPRRIHIRRAGEDLRPGDVLATAGRDVTSPLVGLLAQGGTDVVPVRRRPSVRLVVTGDEVVQAGLPGAGQVRDALGPLVIALAERAGASTPELVPVPDDRDRLRATLIADGADVLVVTGSSSVGRADHLHAVLADLDAVRHVDGVACRPGHPQLLARLPDGRWVVGLPGNPFAGLVGCVTLLAPLLDGLLGRVERPPVRVRLAGDAQPPGAVTRLLPVRVTDGAAVPVADAGPARLRAAADADGVAVLEPGWQPDSPVEVLHFP; this comes from the coding sequence GTGACGCACGCGGAGGCGCGCACGGTGACCGGATGGAGCGCGGCCCGCGCACTCGCGCGCACGCTCGCCGAGCCGGTCGACGTCGAGAGCGTGCCGCTCGCGCTCGCCGCCGGACGGGTACTCGCCGCGGACGTTCGTTCCCGTACCCGCGTGCCCGGCTTCGACACCGCGGCGATGGACGGGTACGCCGTGGCCGGTCCGGGGCCGTGGCGAGTGACCGGCCGGGTTCTCGCCGGAGCCGCGGCGCCGGGTGTCGTCGAGCCGGGAACCGCGGTCGAGATCGCGACCGGCGCGCCGGTGCCGGACGGCTCCGATGCGGTGGTGCCGTACGAGGACGTTCGCTGCGGTGAGGGCCTGGTGGAGGCGCCTCCTCCCCGGCGGATCCACATCCGTCGAGCCGGCGAGGATCTCCGGCCCGGGGACGTGCTCGCGACCGCCGGGCGGGACGTGACCTCGCCGCTGGTCGGGCTGCTCGCGCAGGGCGGTACCGACGTGGTTCCGGTCCGGCGCCGCCCGTCCGTTCGGCTGGTGGTCACCGGCGACGAGGTCGTGCAGGCCGGGCTGCCCGGCGCCGGTCAGGTGCGGGACGCGCTCGGGCCGCTCGTCATCGCGCTGGCGGAGCGGGCCGGAGCGTCCACTCCGGAGCTCGTCCCGGTGCCGGACGACCGGGACCGGCTACGCGCCACCCTGATCGCCGACGGAGCCGACGTCCTCGTCGTGACCGGCTCGTCGTCGGTCGGGCGCGCCGACCACCTGCACGCGGTGCTGGCCGACCTGGACGCGGTCCGGCACGTCGACGGGGTGGCTTGTCGGCCCGGCCATCCGCAGCTGCTGGCCCGGCTGCCGGACGGCCGCTGGGTGGTCGGGCTGCCCGGCAACCCGTTCGCGGGCCTGGTCGGCTGCGTCACGCTGCTGGCTCCGCTGCTGGATGGGCTGCTCGGCCGCGTCGAGCGGCCTCCGGTCCGGGTTCGGCTGGCCGGTGATGCCCAGCCGCCGGGGGCGGTGACCCGCCTGCTTCCGGTGCGGGTCACCGACGGTGCTGCCGTTCCGGTGGCGGACGCCGGACCGGCGCGGTTGCGGGCGGCAGCCGACGCCGACGGCGTGGCAGTGCTGGAGCCGGGCTGGCAGCCCGATTCCCCCGTCGAGGTACTGCACTTCCCGTGA